The following coding sequences are from one Treponema parvum window:
- a CDS encoding DUF4954 family protein yields the protein MSSLTLLSSPKKTENLVPSVYEAGKRALTESEIEILKKNGNTCTSSCGWKNFRVCKAHGEFDPELIKNCEFSGFIVIGKLRPAKLKYHDLELECGFYNSYIKDSVFGDDCVVRNVSYLENYHIHDRVILFNIQEMNCTLHSKFGNGILKEGEPESNRIWIGVANENDGRSVLPFEQMITADAYLWSHYRDDKELLQRFFEMTEYGNTKKLDTFGIVEDDAVIKNTTLIKDVKVGSRAYIKGAFKLKNITVLSSAQEPSQIGEGVEMVNGIMGYGSRVFYQAVAVRFVIGRNCQLKYGVRVLNTVLGDNSTVSCCELLNNLIFPFHEQHHNSSFLIATTVMGQSNIAAGATVGSNHNSRSPDGEIFAKRGFWPGLCSDFKHNSKFASFTLAEKGSYQHELHIAYPFSLIASEAPDKPIRIIPAFWFLYNMFAIARNNDKFLKRDRRAVKIQHIETDPFAPDTMQEIFSALDRIIELSGYFLSDMHEIPGDSSDGGKKMRQAAKDYLHRHPDADFTLTDMSAQKKYGAIVLKPVKAYKAYRKVVKYFAARTLVEYCARKNILSLKPEHLESINRIKLYTEWENVGGQIIPKKEIQALFKKIKNRTVRTWQEVHKFYDKCQLEYDELKARYSVYLLEQLYSRPIGDFTSEIFRDIITDVTVVSDEMYQSSLSSRQKDFTDYFRKMVYHNYQEMTVVLGSVESNSFLLELKNKTDMFNKSIKVVFGDLCRIP from the coding sequence ATGTCATCTTTAACACTGCTTTCATCGCCAAAAAAGACGGAAAATCTCGTTCCTTCGGTTTATGAAGCCGGAAAAAGAGCGTTAACCGAAAGTGAAATCGAAATTCTTAAGAAAAACGGTAATACATGTACGTCTTCGTGCGGCTGGAAAAATTTTCGCGTGTGTAAGGCGCACGGAGAATTCGATCCCGAACTTATAAAAAACTGCGAATTTTCGGGTTTTATCGTTATCGGAAAACTTCGGCCTGCAAAGCTTAAATATCACGATCTCGAGCTTGAGTGCGGATTTTATAATTCCTATATAAAAGACTCTGTCTTCGGCGACGACTGTGTGGTAAGGAACGTAAGCTACCTCGAAAACTACCATATTCACGACAGAGTTATCCTTTTTAACATACAGGAAATGAACTGTACTTTGCACAGTAAATTCGGCAACGGAATATTGAAGGAAGGAGAACCCGAGTCAAACAGGATTTGGATAGGCGTCGCAAATGAAAACGACGGCCGCTCCGTACTGCCGTTCGAACAGATGATTACTGCGGATGCGTATTTATGGTCGCATTACCGTGACGATAAAGAACTTTTGCAGCGCTTTTTTGAAATGACCGAATACGGCAATACGAAAAAGCTTGACACTTTCGGGATCGTGGAAGACGATGCGGTTATAAAAAACACTACCCTCATAAAAGACGTAAAAGTCGGAAGCAGGGCTTACATTAAGGGAGCTTTTAAACTTAAAAACATTACCGTTTTATCGAGCGCCCAAGAACCTTCTCAGATCGGAGAAGGAGTTGAAATGGTCAACGGAATAATGGGTTACGGAAGCCGCGTGTTTTATCAGGCCGTTGCAGTGCGTTTTGTGATTGGACGCAATTGTCAGCTCAAATACGGCGTTCGCGTTCTTAATACCGTTTTAGGCGATAATTCTACCGTTTCATGCTGCGAGCTTTTAAACAACCTTATTTTTCCGTTTCATGAACAGCATCACAATTCTTCCTTTCTTATCGCCACTACGGTTATGGGACAATCGAATATCGCCGCCGGCGCAACTGTTGGCAGCAATCACAATTCCCGAAGCCCCGACGGTGAAATTTTCGCTAAGAGAGGATTTTGGCCGGGGCTCTGTTCGGATTTTAAACACAATTCAAAATTCGCTTCTTTTACTCTCGCAGAAAAAGGTTCTTATCAGCACGAACTTCACATAGCTTATCCGTTTTCTCTTATAGCCTCTGAAGCGCCCGACAAGCCAATTAGGATCATACCTGCGTTTTGGTTTTTGTATAATATGTTTGCTATAGCCCGCAATAACGATAAATTTTTAAAACGCGACAGGCGCGCGGTAAAAATTCAGCACATAGAAACCGATCCTTTTGCGCCCGACACTATGCAGGAAATTTTTTCGGCCCTTGACCGCATAATTGAATTGAGCGGCTATTTTCTTTCCGATATGCATGAAATTCCCGGCGATTCTTCGGACGGCGGCAAAAAAATGCGGCAGGCCGCAAAGGATTATCTGCACAGGCATCCCGACGCGGATTTTACTCTGACCGATATGTCCGCTCAAAAAAAATACGGCGCGATAGTTTTAAAACCGGTGAAGGCATATAAAGCCTATCGAAAGGTTGTAAAATATTTTGCGGCGCGGACGCTTGTCGAATACTGCGCTCGAAAAAATATTTTAAGCCTTAAACCGGAGCATTTGGAAAGCATAAACCGTATCAAACTTTATACCGAATGGGAAAATGTCGGCGGGCAGATAATTCCTAAAAAAGAAATTCAAGCGCTTTTTAAAAAGATAAAAAATCGCACCGTCCGAACTTGGCAGGAAGTTCACAAATTTTACGACAAGTGCCAACTGGAATACGACGAGCTTAAAGCAAGGTATTCGGTATATCTTCTTGAACAATTGTATTCCAGACCGATAGGAGATTTTACTTCCGAAATTTTTAGGGATATTATTACGGACGTTACGGTCGTATCCGACGAAATGTATCAGTCGTCGCTTTCTTCTCGGCAAAAAGATTTTACGGATTATTTTAGAAAAATGGTTTATCATAATTATCAGGAAATGACGGTTGTCTTAGGCTCCGTAGAAAGCAACTCTTTCCTTTTGGAATTGAAAAATAAAACGGACATGTTTAATAAAAGCATCAAAGTTGTATTCGGCGATCTGTGCAGAATTCCGTAG
- a CDS encoding GGDEF domain-containing protein: MLDFKYVFSYVAVEFFFMVFSVSILDKLTHDIGSQSEIKFFKRLVYAYLLYLFSDIIWILIQFKVFSPPHMVKNFVMILNIMFVAVTSYFWFCFAEIKLKNRFITSLRFNLIVFAPMLLLLVLYLVSIKTGILFSISENAGFETGPCYWVSVVIISMYPIFVALHAFYRIRKEKSAINKKEYATLILFVFFPLICAVINNFISSTPVVAPAIFSSIFFVFITLQELKIYNDALTGLNNRRRAEQYIIESINSVVPERPFYFFILDINSFKYINDTFGHAEGDRALRLVADILKRVCMNYQSFTARWGGDEFIVIVYRSNLHDTKDLTPEDFIKDIYENWETAVKAENIKYKFSASIGYTKCASSDTTMTQLITEADKMLYKNKQLAHKKEPNGGAR; encoded by the coding sequence ATGTTGGATTTTAAATATGTTTTTTCATACGTCGCCGTTGAATTCTTTTTTATGGTTTTTTCCGTTTCCATTTTGGATAAGCTGACGCATGACATAGGTAGCCAGAGCGAAATAAAATTTTTTAAAAGACTCGTATACGCATATCTGCTTTACTTATTTTCCGACATAATTTGGATATTGATACAGTTTAAAGTTTTTTCCCCTCCGCACATGGTAAAGAATTTTGTGATGATCTTAAACATAATGTTTGTAGCCGTGACTTCATATTTTTGGTTTTGTTTTGCGGAAATAAAACTTAAAAACAGGTTTATAACTTCCTTACGCTTTAACCTGATCGTTTTTGCCCCGATGCTTTTGCTGTTGGTATTGTATCTTGTTTCCATAAAGACGGGCATACTTTTTTCAATATCGGAGAATGCGGGATTTGAAACCGGTCCGTGCTATTGGGTTTCAGTCGTAATAATAAGTATGTATCCTATCTTCGTCGCCTTGCATGCGTTCTATCGTATCCGTAAAGAAAAATCGGCTATAAATAAAAAAGAATATGCGACGCTGATTCTGTTTGTTTTTTTTCCTCTCATATGTGCCGTAATAAATAATTTTATAAGCTCGACTCCCGTCGTGGCTCCCGCAATATTTTCATCGATTTTCTTCGTGTTTATTACCCTGCAGGAATTGAAAATTTACAACGACGCGTTAACAGGACTTAACAACCGGCGGCGCGCCGAACAGTATATTATTGAATCGATCAATTCCGTCGTGCCGGAAAGGCCGTTTTATTTTTTTATTCTCGATATAAATTCATTTAAATACATAAACGACACCTTCGGTCATGCGGAAGGAGACCGCGCTCTGCGGCTGGTCGCCGACATACTTAAAAGGGTTTGCATGAATTATCAGTCGTTTACGGCGCGCTGGGGCGGGGACGAATTTATTGTCATCGTATACAGATCGAATTTGCATGATACAAAAGATCTTACGCCCGAAGACTTTATAAAGGACATATATGAAAACTGGGAAACTGCCGTCAAGGCGGAAAATATTAAGTACAAATTTTCTGCGAGTATCGGCTACACAAAGTGCGCTTCATCTGACACTACTATGACGCAGCTTATCACTGAAGCCGATAAAATGCTTTATAAAAACAAACAACTCGCCCACAAAAAAGAGCCGAACGGCGGCGCTCGGTAA
- the yajC gene encoding preprotein translocase subunit YajC: MSFIPYLQAAGGANSIVSFAPFALIILIFYFFIIRPQSKKQKETQKMLDALKKGDKVITIGGIHGVISSVKERTVVVKVDDNTKIEFNRSAVSAVVQDQPAASTEKGKKAASSEKAKADKSKAENADGQPASSDESLSENTEKK; the protein is encoded by the coding sequence ATGTCTTTTATTCCGTATTTACAGGCAGCAGGCGGAGCAAATTCTATTGTATCGTTTGCACCGTTCGCTCTTATCATCCTTATTTTTTATTTTTTCATAATACGTCCGCAGAGCAAAAAACAAAAAGAAACGCAAAAAATGTTGGACGCGCTTAAAAAGGGCGACAAAGTAATAACTATTGGCGGCATTCACGGAGTTATTTCTTCTGTCAAAGAAAGAACCGTTGTGGTTAAAGTTGACGACAATACGAAGATAGAGTTTAACCGCTCCGCAGTTTCCGCCGTAGTTCAGGATCAGCCGGCTGCCTCAACCGAAAAGGGTAAAAAAGCGGCGTCCTCCGAAAAAGCGAAAGCCGATAAATCAAAGGCTGAAAATGCCGACGGGCAGCCGGCGTCTTCCGATGAGTCTTTATCCGAAAATACCGAAAAAAAATAA
- the secD gene encoding protein translocase subunit SecD: protein MKKRSRFLLILIVLGICFAFLWPSISWYMYTPKEVQTLALGSLEKIKDYATARAYEDVNSLKASANADPSAVVGAEYAWLEKIAKKNYKQMREDVPSPMTVVDMLRSFYNERELSAVIQERYRDDILAAKKRYQNSVKLGLDLSGGMNIIVKADLDAAIASQGDSVTTDNIVQFKADAMAQAVETLTNRIDRFGLSSPVIRKQGEDRIYIEIPGAAEADAINTIIMGKGILNFRLVDMEATRAFEAYYAANSATAFTASGALSDPSIIPSDCEVLGLYTKDDYGLDERIGFLAVKKEIALDGQHISSAQVSANNITNKPEVDFVLDSEGAAIFAEFTSAHVGDYLAIVSDNQIKSNARIESAITGGRVAISGFGLEEAHNLQKVLQTAWLNVPLLVESQQVIGASLGDQAIRQGMLALLVGLLSVMVFMLIYYKGAGFNAIVAQILNLYILFSVLSAFNLTLTLSSIAGMILTIGMAVDANVIIFERIKEELRDGKSRAAAISAGFDNAFWAIMDSNITTFIAAIFLSQLGTGSIQGFAVSLAIGVVSSVFTALFVSRLIFDVNTDVAGYKKVSISWRIK from the coding sequence ATGAAAAAGCGAAGCCGTTTCCTTCTGATTCTTATTGTTTTGGGGATTTGCTTTGCGTTTTTATGGCCTTCTATAAGCTGGTACATGTATACCCCGAAAGAAGTTCAAACGCTGGCGCTGGGTTCCCTTGAAAAGATAAAAGACTATGCAACCGCACGGGCATATGAAGATGTGAACTCTCTAAAAGCTTCGGCAAACGCCGATCCGTCCGCCGTCGTGGGAGCCGAATATGCATGGCTTGAAAAAATTGCAAAGAAAAATTACAAGCAGATGAGAGAAGACGTTCCTTCTCCTATGACTGTGGTCGATATGCTGCGTTCTTTTTACAACGAGCGGGAATTATCCGCTGTCATACAGGAACGCTACCGCGACGATATTTTAGCTGCGAAGAAACGCTACCAAAATTCCGTAAAACTCGGATTGGATCTTTCAGGCGGAATGAACATTATCGTTAAAGCGGATCTTGACGCAGCCATTGCTTCTCAAGGCGATTCGGTTACGACCGACAACATTGTTCAGTTTAAAGCCGACGCGATGGCTCAGGCAGTTGAAACTCTTACGAACAGGATAGACAGGTTCGGGCTTTCCTCGCCGGTTATCCGTAAGCAGGGTGAAGACCGTATATACATAGAAATACCCGGCGCCGCCGAAGCGGATGCAATCAACACGATCATAATGGGTAAGGGAATTCTTAATTTCCGCCTCGTAGACATGGAAGCGACTAGGGCGTTTGAAGCGTATTACGCCGCCAATTCCGCTACCGCTTTTACGGCATCGGGAGCCTTGTCGGATCCTTCGATTATTCCTTCGGATTGTGAAGTTTTAGGACTTTACACAAAGGACGATTACGGCCTTGATGAAAGGATAGGATTTCTTGCGGTAAAAAAAGAAATTGCGCTTGACGGTCAGCATATTTCTTCCGCACAGGTGAGCGCAAACAATATTACGAATAAGCCGGAAGTAGACTTTGTGCTGGATTCCGAAGGCGCCGCGATCTTTGCGGAATTTACTTCCGCTCATGTGGGCGATTATCTGGCCATTGTCAGCGACAATCAGATAAAATCCAACGCGCGCATAGAAAGCGCAATTACCGGCGGCCGCGTAGCGATTTCAGGCTTCGGGCTTGAAGAAGCTCACAACCTTCAAAAGGTCTTGCAAACCGCATGGCTTAACGTTCCTCTTTTGGTTGAAAGTCAGCAGGTCATAGGAGCGTCGCTGGGAGATCAGGCTATACGGCAGGGAATGCTCGCGCTGCTTGTGGGGCTTCTTTCCGTAATGGTATTCATGCTTATCTATTATAAGGGCGCGGGATTCAATGCGATCGTAGCACAGATATTGAATTTATATATTTTGTTCAGCGTTCTGTCGGCCTTTAATTTGACGCTCACTCTTTCAAGCATTGCCGGTATGATTCTTACGATCGGCATGGCCGTAGATGCAAACGTAATCATTTTCGAGCGCATCAAAGAAGAACTTCGCGACGGAAAGAGCCGCGCTGCGGCCATATCCGCGGGATTTGACAATGCATTCTGGGCTATCATGGACTCAAACATTACAACGTTCATAGCGGCGATCTTCCTTTCACAGCTGGGCACAGGTTCCATACAGGGCTTTGCCGTCAGTTTGGCAATAGGCGTTGTTTCATCGGTGTTTACGGCGCTTTTTGTTTCACGCTTGATATTTGATGTGAATACCGACGTTGCAGGTTACAAAAAGGTGAGCATCAGCTGGAGGATAAAGTAA
- the secF gene encoding protein translocase subunit SecF: MKKVIKFSKAFLPASILSALLILSGAVSVFTRGINFGIDFQPGLIEEIRIAPPALELTYSGSAKVTVDMAENGMDVIISGSGADNRTETFSYDKNPTVGALASNLNKIDGLSARIVIAENTASSGLFVNSALSNVITENVFRLYASGTETTTIEDVRSAVDSFKGVAVKALGTESARSFQIRMRDNGGGDSGKTLQDGIKRALENRFGADKVVVIKTDFIASQFSQSLVWQSIVLVLATLLLIWLYATIRFHWDFALGSVIALIHDALIMITFISWTQIEFSTTTLAAVLTIIGYSINATVVILDRVRLNMKLLDVKKFDEILNASLSDTLGRSLITTITTLFAVFALFIFTTGGIKDFSLALMVGLVSGCYSSICISSAFISFVRRNWSPEAGMHHSFRKAVSARPAVAADDGVRV; encoded by the coding sequence ATGAAAAAGGTCATAAAATTCAGCAAGGCGTTTCTTCCCGCCTCGATCTTGAGCGCGCTTTTGATTTTAAGCGGTGCGGTAAGTGTTTTTACGCGCGGTATAAATTTCGGTATTGACTTTCAGCCAGGCCTTATTGAAGAGATTCGCATAGCTCCTCCGGCTTTGGAATTGACTTATAGCGGTTCGGCAAAGGTTACCGTGGATATGGCGGAAAACGGAATGGATGTCATAATAAGCGGTTCCGGCGCGGATAACCGCACGGAAACCTTTAGCTATGATAAAAATCCTACTGTCGGAGCGCTTGCTTCCAATCTTAATAAGATCGACGGATTGAGCGCAAGGATTGTTATTGCAGAAAATACAGCTTCATCCGGATTGTTTGTCAATTCTGCGCTTTCAAATGTAATTACGGAAAACGTGTTTAGGTTGTACGCTTCGGGTACGGAAACTACTACGATAGAAGATGTACGTTCCGCCGTGGATTCATTTAAAGGCGTCGCCGTAAAGGCGCTGGGTACCGAAAGTGCGCGAAGTTTTCAGATCCGTATGAGAGATAACGGCGGCGGAGATTCGGGAAAGACGCTCCAAGATGGCATTAAGAGAGCTCTTGAGAACAGATTCGGTGCGGATAAGGTAGTTGTGATTAAGACGGACTTTATCGCTTCGCAATTTTCACAATCCTTAGTCTGGCAGTCGATAGTTCTGGTTTTGGCTACGCTGCTTCTTATATGGCTTTACGCCACGATTCGTTTTCATTGGGACTTCGCTCTTGGGTCGGTAATCGCCCTTATTCACGACGCGCTGATCATGATCACCTTTATTTCGTGGACGCAAATTGAATTCAGCACGACAACTCTGGCCGCAGTGCTCACGATTATAGGGTATTCGATTAACGCTACCGTTGTTATTCTCGACCGCGTAAGATTGAACATGAAATTGCTTGACGTTAAAAAATTTGATGAAATACTTAACGCTTCTTTATCCGATACTTTGGGACGCTCGCTCATAACTACGATAACAACATTGTTTGCGGTTTTTGCGTTATTTATATTTACTACCGGTGGAATAAAGGATTTTTCCCTAGCCCTGATGGTAGGCTTGGTAAGCGGATGTTATTCGTCTATATGCATAAGCAGTGCGTTCATATCGTTTGTGCGCCGTAATTGGAGCCCTGAAGCGGGTATGCATCATTCCTTTAGAAAGGCTGTGAGCGCAAGACCTGCGGTTGCAGCCGACGACGGGGTGAGAGTGTAA
- a CDS encoding zinc-binding alcohol dehydrogenase family protein, whose product MKAVKIIKPKDVIVEEVKMPVPKENEALIKVKAAGICGSDIGAFRGTNGLVTYPRIIGHEIAGEVVSVPKSNPKNIKVGDKVIVDPYLYCGHCYPCGIKRTNCCESLKVLGVHVDGGMSEYFCHPANMLIKMPDEMSWVQAALAEPLTISTHGIHRGKLKAGEYCVIIGAGPIGMAAGMVAQNYGAHAILLDLVQERLDFARSLGIEHTINISKEDPVKLIHKITNGVMAQQVMECSGANAAIRNTLDYVSYAGRITLTGWPKTETSLPTDMITKKELDIRGARTSAGEFEEAVDLICSKKVDMLKLLTKTVPIDEAADVIKDIERNPQNYMKVVVSME is encoded by the coding sequence ATGAAGGCTGTAAAAATCATAAAACCGAAGGATGTCATAGTTGAAGAAGTAAAAATGCCCGTTCCAAAAGAGAACGAAGCGCTCATAAAGGTTAAGGCCGCAGGCATTTGCGGTTCGGACATAGGAGCTTTCCGCGGAACAAACGGACTGGTAACTTATCCCCGTATAATCGGCCATGAAATTGCAGGCGAAGTGGTTTCGGTCCCGAAATCAAATCCTAAAAATATAAAAGTCGGAGACAAGGTTATAGTCGATCCGTATTTATATTGCGGGCACTGCTATCCTTGCGGCATAAAGAGAACAAACTGCTGTGAAAGCCTTAAAGTATTAGGCGTTCATGTGGACGGGGGAATGTCTGAATATTTTTGTCATCCGGCAAATATGCTCATAAAAATGCCCGACGAAATGAGCTGGGTACAGGCGGCGCTTGCGGAACCGCTTACAATTTCAACGCACGGAATACACCGCGGCAAGCTCAAAGCGGGCGAATATTGCGTGATTATCGGCGCCGGCCCCATAGGAATGGCGGCGGGAATGGTCGCACAAAATTACGGAGCTCATGCCATACTGTTGGATCTTGTTCAGGAAAGGTTGGATTTCGCCCGTTCGCTTGGCATTGAACACACGATAAACATAAGCAAAGAAGATCCGGTAAAACTCATACACAAGATAACAAACGGCGTTATGGCTCAGCAAGTGATGGAATGCAGCGGTGCAAACGCAGCCATAAGGAATACGCTAGATTATGTTTCTTACGCCGGACGTATCACTTTAACGGGCTGGCCTAAAACGGAAACTTCTTTACCCACGGATATGATCACAAAAAAAGAACTGGATATAAGGGGCGCAAGAACAAGCGCTGGAGAATTTGAAGAAGCCGTCGACTTAATATGTTCTAAAAAAGTTGACATGCTTAAACTGCTGACAAAAACCGTTCCTATCGATGAGGCTGCGGACGTAATTAAAGACATAGAGCGTAATCCGCAAAATTACATGAAAGTAGTCGTGTCGATGGAATAA
- a CDS encoding zinc-binding alcohol dehydrogenase family protein encodes MIAVQIFKPNDLRIIDIEKPNIDDKNNVLVKMTAAGLCGSDAGIYHGTNAAATYPRIIGHEMVGIVSETGKGVTRLKTGDRVIVNQVTSCGHCYPCLHGRGNVCDNLKVRGVHIDGGYREFIAVPESDCYILPGSLKDTDAVMIEPTTIGIQGCSRARLEKDDTLLIFGAGALGTSILKVARLFCDNIIITDVINEKLSEAKAMGAKHTINGKKENLVEKIKEYTNGRGVTVSIDAACIPASLMSLLQTTGNAGRVITMGFSTSPIEINQFLITSKELDIRGSRLQNKMFQKAIDLIKEGKLDLNGSCSHTFNIKDAQKGFDFNDTKDPSIRKIVFTFDEK; translated from the coding sequence ATGATTGCTGTTCAAATTTTCAAACCTAACGATTTACGAATTATCGATATTGAAAAACCGAATATCGATGATAAAAACAATGTTCTTGTAAAAATGACCGCGGCGGGACTATGCGGATCCGACGCAGGTATTTACCACGGCACAAACGCTGCGGCGACTTATCCGCGCATCATAGGACACGAAATGGTCGGGATAGTCAGCGAAACGGGAAAAGGCGTAACAAGGCTGAAGACGGGCGACAGGGTAATCGTAAATCAGGTTACCAGCTGCGGACACTGCTACCCGTGCCTGCACGGACGAGGCAATGTCTGCGATAATTTAAAAGTCAGAGGCGTACACATCGACGGCGGTTACAGAGAATTCATTGCCGTTCCGGAGTCCGACTGCTATATACTTCCCGGCTCTCTAAAAGACACTGACGCGGTGATGATCGAACCGACGACAATCGGAATACAGGGCTGTTCCCGCGCCCGGCTGGAAAAAGACGACACTCTGCTCATATTCGGAGCCGGCGCACTGGGAACTTCAATACTCAAAGTAGCCCGACTTTTTTGCGACAACATAATCATAACCGACGTAATCAATGAAAAGCTTTCAGAAGCGAAAGCGATGGGAGCCAAGCATACGATCAACGGAAAAAAAGAAAATCTGGTTGAAAAAATAAAAGAATACACAAACGGAAGGGGCGTAACCGTTTCTATCGATGCCGCCTGCATACCCGCTTCGCTCATGAGTCTTTTACAAACTACCGGCAACGCGGGACGTGTAATTACGATGGGTTTTTCAACTTCTCCCATTGAAATAAATCAATTTCTTATAACTTCAAAAGAACTCGATATTCGCGGTTCCCGTCTGCAAAATAAGATGTTTCAAAAAGCGATAGACCTCATAAAAGAAGGCAAGCTCGATTTAAACGGAAGCTGCTCCCATACGTTCAACATAAAAGATGCGCAAAAGGGGTTTGATTTTAACGACACAAAAGATCCTTCCATACGGAAGATCGTATTCACTTTTGATGAAAAATAA
- a CDS encoding TRAP transporter substrate-binding protein — protein MKKSASLIALACVLAMATIGCSKKAADSVTIKVGENWGSSHPMGRAIQEVFKAEVESKTNGAVKVDVYSDGTLGNEGDLWNGVRNGTIEMAVVGTPFNQEWPVSMISDWPFLYKDLEHAKKVWTGEIADDLNKQFHEKFPSVYMLAWGPNSARTFTSNKKLTSVADFVGQKFRMPSNPIHVGIAENLGASAQVIPLGDLFSALESGVVDGQDNGMVTVISQSFDQVQKYIYETNHIIATLEIIISADCFDKLTKEQQKIVSDAAKDTTLKAWTEYIKSVDSDRESLKAKGLTITPCTPEDQALIQNKIKPLTDKLLNEQSWAKALTEKIKAY, from the coding sequence ATGAAAAAATCAGCATCGCTAATTGCCCTTGCCTGCGTGTTGGCAATGGCGACGATCGGATGCAGCAAAAAAGCAGCCGATTCGGTTACAATCAAAGTCGGGGAAAACTGGGGATCGTCTCACCCGATGGGAAGGGCTATACAGGAAGTCTTTAAAGCTGAAGTGGAATCGAAAACGAACGGAGCCGTAAAGGTTGACGTTTATTCCGACGGAACGCTTGGAAACGAAGGCGATCTTTGGAACGGAGTGCGTAACGGCACTATTGAAATGGCCGTTGTAGGAACACCGTTCAATCAGGAATGGCCTGTAAGTATGATTTCCGATTGGCCGTTTTTGTATAAAGATTTGGAACATGCAAAAAAGGTTTGGACCGGAGAAATTGCGGACGATTTGAATAAACAGTTTCATGAAAAATTTCCCTCGGTTTACATGCTCGCATGGGGGCCGAACAGCGCAAGAACGTTTACAAGCAATAAAAAACTTACTTCCGTAGCCGACTTCGTAGGACAGAAATTCAGAATGCCGTCCAATCCCATCCATGTAGGTATCGCCGAAAATTTGGGAGCGAGCGCTCAGGTTATCCCTTTGGGAGACCTTTTTTCAGCTCTTGAATCAGGTGTTGTAGACGGACAGGACAACGGTATGGTTACCGTAATAAGCCAGAGTTTCGATCAAGTACAAAAATACATATATGAAACCAATCATATCATCGCCACTCTTGAAATCATTATCAGCGCAGATTGTTTTGATAAACTTACCAAAGAACAGCAAAAAATCGTTTCCGACGCCGCAAAAGACACGACTCTAAAGGCTTGGACGGAGTATATAAAGAGCGTTGATTCGGATCGTGAAAGTCTTAAAGCAAAGGGACTTACAATCACTCCGTGTACCCCTGAAGATCAGGCTTTGATCCAAAATAAGATAAAGCCGTTAACGGATAAGCTTTTAAATGAACAGAGCTGGGCGAAGGCTCTTACTGAAAAAATTAAGGCTTATTGA
- a CDS encoding TRAP transporter small permease: MNKIINGLFKGIEAVIAIFLAVMITLVFANVVLRYLFSKGFAWSEEIARLSFIYLVYLGSIEAAKDNRHLFIDSVLLKLPDNIQKIVYLLIQAVIIYLMYLVTFGSFGLMLQNLHDKWVATQFPIWGVYFAGLILGVSIIIISLINIIRLVVFKASVTELISVKKEDDPLASAE, from the coding sequence TTGAATAAAATTATAAATGGGCTTTTTAAAGGTATTGAAGCCGTAATTGCAATTTTTCTTGCGGTTATGATCACTTTGGTTTTTGCGAATGTAGTATTGCGGTATTTGTTCAGCAAAGGTTTTGCATGGTCGGAAGAAATTGCGCGTTTAAGTTTTATATATCTTGTGTATTTAGGTTCTATTGAAGCGGCAAAAGATAACAGACACCTTTTTATCGATTCCGTACTTTTAAAGCTACCCGATAATATACAGAAAATTGTGTATTTGTTGATTCAAGCGGTGATCATATATCTTATGTATCTTGTCACGTTCGGCAGTTTCGGACTCATGCTTCAAAATCTACACGACAAATGGGTAGCGACTCAATTTCCGATCTGGGGCGTTTATTTTGCAGGTTTGATTCTGGGTGTTTCCATAATTATAATTTCATTAATCAATATCATACGGCTCGTTGTTTTTAAGGCGTCGGTGACGGAATTGATTTCCGTAAAAAAAGAAGACGATCCTTTAGCCAGCGCAGAATAG